One Macadamia integrifolia cultivar HAES 741 unplaced genomic scaffold, SCU_Mint_v3 scaffold1321, whole genome shotgun sequence DNA segment encodes these proteins:
- the LOC122063430 gene encoding flavonoid 3',5'-hydroxylase 2-like, translating to MVLDMVLLRELFAATILFFITRYFIRRIIFKPRRLPPGPKGWPVIGALPLLGKMPHVALFDLAKKYGPVMYLKMGTCGMVVASTPDAARAFLKTLDLNFSNRPPNAGATHLAYDAQDMVFADYGPRWKLLRKLSNLHMLGGKALEEWSIVRAAELGHMIRAMCESTRRGDTVVIPDMLTYAMANMIGQIILSRRVFATKGDESNEFKEMVVELMTTAGLFNIGDFIPSIAWMDLQGIEGGMKRLHKKWDHLIARMIKEHQASAHERKGKPDFLDVIFANRENSEGERLSDVNIKALLLNLFSAGTDTSSSIIEWALAEMMKNPSIFRKAHAEMDEVIGRNRRLEESDIPKLPYLQAICKETFRKHPSTPLNLPRVATEACEVNGYYIPKNTRLSINIWGIGRDPNVWENPIEFTPERFLSGRNAKIDPRGNDFELIPFGAGRRICAGTRMGIVLVEYILGTLVHSFEWNIPAGTDLNMDEAFGLALQKAVPLAAMVTPRLAPNAYLA from the exons ATGGTGCTTGACATGGTTCTACTCCGTGAGCTCTTCGCAGCTACGATCCTTTTCTTCATCACCCGCTACTTTATCCGCCGCATCATCTTCAAGCCCCGCCGCCTCCCTCCAGGCCCAAAAGGCTGGCCGGTCATCGGTGCTCTGCCGCTGCTCGGCAAGATGCCTCACGTAGCTTTATTTGACTTAGCCAAGAAGTATGGCCCCGTCATGTACCTCAAGATGGGCACATGTGGCATGGTCGTAGCGTCAACGCCGGATGCTGCTCGTGCCTTCCTCAAGACACTTGATCTCAACTTCTCCAACCGCCCGCCCAACGCCGGAGCCACCCACTTGGCCTATGACGCTCAGGATATGGTGTTTGCCGACTATGGGCCTCGGTGGAAGTTGCTTCGTAAGCTGAGCAACCTCCACATGCTCGGCGGCAAAGCACTGGAAGAGTGGTCCATCGTGCGTGCCGCCGAGCTTGGTCACATGATACGGGCCATGTGCGAGTCGACTCGCCGTGGTGATACCGTTGTAATACCCGATATGTTGACTTATGCAATGGCTAATATGATTGGGCAGATCATACTGAGTCGCCGAGTTTTTGCCACAAAGGGAGATGAGTCGAACGAGTTCAAGGAAATGGTGGTGGAGCTCATGACCACGGCTGGGCTGTTCAATATAGGTGATTTTATTCCATCAATTGCTTGGATGGACTTGCAAGGAATTGAAGGAGGGATGAAGAGGCTGCACAAGAAATGGGATCATCTCATTGCAAGGATGATTAAGGAGCACCAAGCATCTGCTCATGAGCGGAAAGGAAAGCCCGATTTTCTCGATGTGATCTTCGCGAATCGGGAAAACTCAGAAGGAGAGAGACTCTCCGATGTCAACATCAAGGCCCTTCTCTTG AACCTCTTCTCAGCTGGAACAGATACATCTTCAAGCATAATTGAGTGGGCACTAGCAGAGATGATGAAGAACCCATCAATCTTCCGAAAAGCCCATGCAGAAATGGATGAAGTGATCGGCCGGAACCGCCGTCTCGAAGAATCCGACATCCCAAAGCTTCCATATCTCCAAGCCATCTGCAAAGAGACCTTCAGGAAACACCCATCAACACCATTGAACCTCCCTCGAGTCGCCACTGAAGCTTGTGAAGTGAATGGCTACTACATTCCTAAGAACACAAGGCTGAGTATTAACATATGGGGAATTGGGAGAGACCCAAATGTGTGGGAGAACCCAATTGAGTTTACACCAGAGAGGTTCTTGAGTGGAAGGAATGCTAAGATTGATCCTCGTGGGAATGATTTTGAATTGATTCCATTTGGAGCTGGTAGAAGGATCTGTGCAGGAACTAGAATGGGAATTGTTTTGGTGGAGTATATATTGGGAACACTTGTTCATTCTTTTGAATGGAACATTCCAGCTGGGACTGACCTGAACATGGATGAAGCATTTGGGTTGGCTTTGCAGAAGGCTGTGCCATTGGCAGCTATGGTGACTCCTAGGTTGGCACCTAATGCTTACTTAGCTTGA
- the LOC122063426 gene encoding transcription factor TGA2.2-like isoform X2 gives MADASPRTDTSTDVDTDDKNQMIEGQSNALASDSSDKSKEKAGDQKTLRRLAQNREAARKSRLRKKAYVQQLESSRLKLTQLEQELQRARQQGIFISSSGDQSHSMSGNGALAFDIEYARWLEEQNRQINELRAAVNSHASDNELRVIVDGVMAHYDDIFRHKGTAAKADVFHMLSGMWKTPAERCFLWIGGFRSSELLKLLANQLEPLTEQQLVGICNLQESSQQAEDALSQGMEALQQSLAETLASGSLGPTGSSGNVANYMGQMAMAMGKLGTLENFLRQADNLRQQTLQQMHRILTTRQSARALLAIHDYFSRLRALSSLWLARPRE, from the exons ATGGCGGATGCCAGTCCGAGGACTGATACTTCAACAGATGTGGATACTGATGATAAGAATCAAATG ATTGAAGGTCAGTCTAATGCTCTAGCTTCTGATTCAAGTGACAAGTCGAAGGAGAAAGCAGGGGATCAGAAG ACACTTCGGAGGCTAGCTCAGAATCGTGAAGCTGCAAGAAAAAGTCGGCTGAGGAAGAAA GCATATGTCCAACAATTAGAGAGTAGCAGACTGAAGCTGACTCAACTTGAGCAGGAGCTTCAGAGAGCTCGTCAGCAG ggaatttttatttcaagttCTGGAGACCAATCTCATTCCATGAGTGGAAATG GGGCCTTGGCATTTGACATAGAGTATGCACGATGGCTAGAAGAACAAAACAGGCAGATCAATGAGCTGAGGGCAGCTGTTAACTCCCATGCAAGTGACAATGAACTCCGTGTTATTGTAGATGGTGTAATGGCTCACTATGATGACATTTTCAGACATAAGGGCACTGCAGCAAAGGCCGATGTTTTTCACATGCTGTCAGGAATGTGGAAGACACCTGCAGAGAGGTGTTTTCTGTGGATCGGTGGTTTCCGCTCATCCGAACTACTGAAG CTTCTTGCTAATCAATTGGAGCCTTTAACTGAGCAACAATTGGTTGGCATCTGCAACTTGCAAGAGTCATCCCAGCAGGCCGAGGATGCCCTTTCTCAAGGGATGGAAGCATTGCAGCAATCCCTAGCTGAGACATTGGCAAGTGGATCTCTTGGCCCCACTGGGTCATCTGGAAACGTGGCAAACTATATGGGGCAAATGGCTATGGCCATGGGAAAGCTGGGCACCCTTGAGAACTTCCTTCGCCAG GCTGACAATCTACGGCAACAAACCCTTCAACAAATGCACCGAATACTAACGACCCGCCAATCAGCGCGTGCACTACTTGCCATACATGATTATTTCTCGCGGCTTCGTGCTCTTAGTTCTCTTTGGCTGGCCCGTCCGCGGGAGTGA
- the LOC122063431 gene encoding shikimate O-hydroxycinnamoyltransferase-like produces MIVNVKESTVVCPAQDTPKGMSLLISNLGQAARRTHGPRVYFYKANSSHNFFEAAILKDALSKVLVPFYPLAGRLKKDHESGKIVIDCNDKGVLFVEAETDSFIDDLGDFVPSSSSDFRQLAPTVDYTSDISSFPLVVLQVTRFKCGGVSLGVGIQHSVADGSSGFRFINAWSDMARGINPATQHFIDQTNLRGRDPPMPAFQHIEFQPPPTLKDTANSQSVPNTITTTTTSAAIFNFSRDQLHTLKAKAKEGIADTTTYYSTFEVLAGHTWRSACRARGLPDDQETKMYISTNGRSRLSRPPIPPDYFGNAVFSATPIAVSGNLQSEQLEYAVGRIHETMVRMDEEYLRSALDFLELHLNQVALMHGTHFFRCPNIRIISWARMPTCDADFGWGRPIFVGPTEMTLDGMAYILPSCMNDGSLSLLIALEHDHMQLFKKFIHDI; encoded by the exons ATGATCGTTAATGTCAAGGAGTCCACCGTGGTGTGCCCTGCACAGGATACACCAAAAGGGATGAGCTTGctgatctcaaacttgggccaGGCAGCACGTAGAACACATGGCCCTAGAGTGTACTTTTATAAGGCAAATAGTTCTCACAACTTCTTTGAAGCTGCAATCCTTAAGGATGCATTAAGTAAAGTTCTTGTGCCATTCTATCCCTTGGCTGGGAGATTGAAGAAGGATCATGAGAGTGGGAAGATTGTGATTGATTGTAATGACAAGGGTGTGCTTTTTGTTGAGGCTGAAACGGATTCTTTTATCGATGATCTCGGGGACTTTGTACCTTCCTCATCATCAGATTTCAGGCAGCTTGCTCCAACTGTTGACTACACAAGTGACATTTCTTCATTCCCTCTTGTTGTCTTGCAG gttACTCGCTTCAAGTGTGGTGGAGTCTCTCTTGGGGTTGGGATCCAGCATTCCGTGGCAGACGGGTCCTCAGGTTTCCGGTTCATTAATGCATGGTCCGATATGGCACGTGGCATTAATCCAGCCACCCAACATTTCATCGATCAAACCAACCTACGTGGACGAGATCCACCTATGCCAGCATTCCAGCACATCGAATTCCAACCCCCTCCAACCCTAAAAGATACAGCAAATTCCCAATCAGTCCCAAACACAataaccaccaccaccacgtCAGCAGCTATCTTCAACTTCTCTCGTGATCAACTCCATACCTTGAAGGCCAAGGCCAAAGAGGGCATTGCTGATACTACTACCTACTACTCCACATTTGAGGTACTTGCGGGACACACATGGCGCTCTGCATGTAGGGCACGTGGACTTCCTGATGACCAAGAGACCAAAATGTACATCTCCACCAATGGACGGTCGAGACTTAGCCGCCCTCCAATACCACCAGATTATTTTGGCAATGCCGTCTTCTCAGCTACACCAATTGCGGTTTCAGGTAACCTCCAATCTGAGCAGTTGGAATATGCTGTAGGGAGGATCCATGAAACGATGGTGAGGATGGATGAGGAGTATCTGAGATCAGCTCTTGATTTCTTAGAGTTGCATCTTAATCAGGTGGCTCTCATGCATGGGACCCACTTTTTTAGGTGCCCAAATATAAGGATCATAAGCTGGGCTAGGATGCCTACATGTGATGCAGATTTTGGGTGGGGCCGACCTATTTTTGTGGGGCCCACTGAGATGACTCTTGATGGTATGGCATATATACTGCCGAGCTGTATGAATGATGGGAGCTTATCACTGTTGATTGCTTTGGAACATGACCACATGCAGCTCTTCAAGAAGTTTATACATGACATTTAA